From the Rhinoderma darwinii isolate aRhiDar2 chromosome 12, aRhiDar2.hap1, whole genome shotgun sequence genome, one window contains:
- the LOC142665047 gene encoding olfactory receptor 5AP2-like, with translation MLDNAVENVNQTLIRTFILLGLSNVFGLQIIFFWMFSMMYMITLSGNVLLILMVRLNRRLQTPMYFFLSNLSMIDTCFSSTVVPKILQNTISPDRSISFVGCATQMYFHLALGGTECLLLAVMAYDRYTAICNPLYYTSIMDRRLCVGLVTGCWILSFLNSFILTFLTFQLPYCKSNLISHFFCEMPPLFRLSCRDIWFNEVAEYISGAIVALGSFLLILLSYLCITITVLKIRTSKERQKVFSTCASHILVVSLYYGAIMLMHLHPRSASSSEQDRVVTILYTVVTPMLNPIIYSIRNKDIQEAIKKTMSNVIQKFSAMKFDQLTIENGVFRSSLP, from the coding sequence ATGTTGGACAATGCTGTGGAGAATGTAAACCAAACATTGATTCGTACTTTTATTCTTCTGGGACTTTCCAATGTTTTTGGTCTTCAGATTATTTTCTTCTGGATGTTTTCAATGATGTACATGATAACGTTGTCGGGAAACGTCTTACTGATCCTTATGGTTAGACTCAACCGCAGACTTCAGACCCCTATGTACTTTTTCTTGAGTAACCTCTCGATGATTGACACCTGCTTTTCCTCAACCGTAGTCCCAAAAATTTTACAAAACACAATATCCCCGGACAGGAGTATTTCCTTCGTGGGATGTGCAACACAGATGTATTTTCATTTGGCTTTGGGTGGCACTGAATGTCTTCTACTGGCCGTCATGGCCTATGATAGGTATACTGCTATCTGTAACCCATTATATTACACATCTATCATGGACAGGAGACTATGTGTAGGTCTGGTCACTGGATGTTGGATTTTGAGTTTTCTAAACTCATTTATTCTCACATTTCTAACCTTTCAGCTTCCCTACTGTAAGTCCAACCTCATTAGTCACTTTTTCTGTGAGATGCCTCCACTCTTTCGACTTTCTTGCCGAGATATTTGGTTCAATGAGGTGGCAGAGTACATCTCAGGTGCTATAGTTGCTCTTGGTTCTTTCTTGTTAATTCTTTTGTCCTACCTTTGCATTACCATAACTGTCCTAAAGATCCGAACCAGTAAGGAACGGCAGAAGGTGTTCTCCACATGTGCCTCACACATACTAGTGGTATCTCTCTACTATGGTGCCATCATGCTTATGCATTTACATCCTCGATCTGCTTCTTCTTCAGAGCAGGATAGAGTTGTGACCATCCTCTACACGGTGGTGACTCCTATGTTGAATCCCATTATCTACAGTATAAGGAACAAGGATATTCAagaagccataaaaaaaacaatgagtaATGTAATACAAAAATTTAGTGCTATGAAGTTTGATCAGTTGACAATTGAAAATGGTGTTTTTCGATCTTCCttgccttaa
- the LOC142665046 gene encoding olfactory receptor 5V1-like, with protein sequence MYLLILSGNLLLIIVVRCNSRLQTPMYFFLSNLSFVDICFSSTVVPKMLVNTLSRDRSISYSGCAAQMYFHLALGATECLILAVMAYDRYTAICKPLQYTIIMNKNLCLSLVGGCWAMSFLNSFILTFFTFQLPYCRSNLVSHFFCEMPPLLRLSCRDIWFNEVAEYISGVLIAFGSCLLISVSYLYITMTILKLRSTKERQKAFSTCASHIAVVALYYGTVMFMHLRPRSSYSPEQDRIVSILYTVVTPMLNPIIYSIRNKDIKESIKKTMSKLFH encoded by the coding sequence ATGTATCTGCTGATTTTATCTGGaaatcttctgctgatcatagtgGTGAGATGCAATTCAAGACTTCAGACCCCCATGTACTTTTTTCTCAGTAATCTTTCCTTTGTCGACATTTGCTTCTCTTCTACTGTAGTACCCAAAATGCTGGTCAACACTTTATCTCGGGACAGAAGTATTTCCTACTCGGGATGTGCAGCCCAAATGTACTTCCATTTGGCACTAGGTGCTACAGAATGCCTGATATTGGCTGTGATGGCCTATGACAGGTACACCGCCATCTGTAAGccattacaatatactattatcatGAACAAGAACCTTTGCTTATCACTAGTCGGGGGATGTTGGGCCATGAGTTTTTTAAACTCATTCATTCTAACATTTTTTACCTTCCAATTACCGTATTGCAGGTCCAACCTTGTCAGCCATTTCTTCTGTGAGATGCCCCCTCTTCTTCGTCTTTCTTGCAGAGATATCTGGTTCAATGAGGTGGCCGAGTACATCTCAGGTGTATTAATTGCTTTTGGCTCCTGCTTGTTAATATCAGTATCCTACCTCTACATTACAATGACTATTCTCAAGTTACGCTCCACAAAAGAGCGGCAGAAGGCTTTTTCTACATGTGCTTCCCACATTGCAGTTGTTGCTCTTTACTATGGAACGGTCATGTTCATGCATTTACGGCCCCGTTCTAGTTATTCCCCGGAACAGGATAGAATTGTGTCCATCCTCTACACAGTGGTGACCCCAATGCTCAATCCCATTATCTACAGTATCAGGAATAAGGACATCAAGGAGTCAATCAAAAAGACAATGAGTAAACTTTTCCATTGA
- the LOC142665214 gene encoding olfactory receptor-like protein OLF3, whose product MVTSIMEDMNQTATFRFILIGLSTNPYLQTLYFVIFLVMYIVTVLGNVLIIVVVRIDTRLQTPMYFFLSNLSFIDLCFSSTIVPKLLINTVAEDKSISFLGCATQMYFHLSLGGTECIILSIMAYDRYVAICNPLRYSNIMSTQICIQLAVGTWFAIFLNSASHAYFTFHLPFCRSKHVDHYFCEMPPLFRLSCKDTLMNEIAVYVSGGIFALLAFALTLMSYVQIISTILKIRSTKGRHKAFSTCASHLAVVCLYYGAIVFMYMRPRNSYSPEKDRAVSILYTVVTPMVNPIIYSIRNKEVKGSLKKILAPRAFS is encoded by the coding sequence ATGGTGACAAGTATTATGGAGGACATGAACCAAACGGCCACGTTCAGATTTATTCTTATCGGACTTTCCACCAACCCTTACCTGCAGACTTTATACTTTGTAATATTCCTGGTCATGTACATAGTCACCGTACTAGGGAATGTTCTTATCATTGTAGTGGTGCGGATTGACACTCGGCTTCAGACCCCCATGTATTTTTTCCTCAGTAACCTCTCATTCATTGACCTCTGTTTTTCCTCCACCATCGTGCCTAAACTTCTGATAAACACTGTGGCCGAAGACAAGAGTATTTCTTTTTTGGGATGTGCAACTCAAATGTATTTCCACTTATCTTTGGGTGGAACAGAGTGTATTATTTTGTCAATTATGGCCTATGATAGATATGTGGCCATTTGTAACCCTCTACGCTATAGCAATATTATGAGCACACAGATCTGTATTCAGTTGGCCGTCGGAACTTGGTTTGCAATTTTTCTGAACTCCGCTTCCCATGCCTACTTCACTTTCCATTTGCCATTCTGTAGGTCCAAACATGTTGACCATTATTTCTGTGAGATGCCTCCTCTCTTTCGGCTATCTTGTAAAGACACTTTAATGAATGAAATAGCAGTATATGTCTCTGGTGGAATATTTGCTCTCCTTGCATTTGCACTGACGCTCATGTCCTATGTACAGATCATCTCCACCATACTGAAGATCCGATCAACCAAAGGAAGACACAAGGCTTTTTCAACTTGTGCTTCCCACCTTGCAGTGGTCTGCCTATATTATGGTGCCATTGTCTTCATGTACATGCGTCCTCGAAATAGCTATTCACCAGAGAAAGACAGAGCAGTGTCCATCCTGTATACGGTGGTAACTCCCATGGTGAATCCCATCATCTACAGCATAAGAAACAAGGAAGTTAAAGGAAGTCTTAAGAAGATACTGGCACCAAGGGCCTTTTCTTAA
- the LOC142665045 gene encoding olfactory receptor-like protein OLF3 translates to MEILNQTFVRTFILLGLSNIPGLQSALFLIFTLMYMVTLSGNLLIIVVVRLNASLQTPMYFFLSNLAFIDICFSTNIVPNLLKNTISQDRTISFLGCATQMYFHTGLGGTECLMLSVMAYDRYNAICNPLRYNTIVDKRRCQSLATGSWTASFLISVIHVVMTFQLPFCKSSQVDHFFCEMPPLFRLSCTDTWFNEFVVYISSVLFILLSFLLTLSSYAHIISTILKIHYTKGRLKAFSTCTSHLTVVSLYYCTVMCMYMSPRSMYKPDRERVVSILYTVVTPMLNPIIYSVRNIDFKECIRKTINIMTNLGSVSFHSICFH, encoded by the coding sequence ATGGAGATCTTGAACCAAACATTCGTGAGGACCTTCATCCTTCTAGGACTCTCTAACATTCCTGGATTACAATCTGCCTTATTTCTTATATTCACCCTGATGTATATGGTGACCTTGTCTGGTAATCTCCTAATAATCGTTGTGGTGAGACTTAATGCCTCTCTTCAGACGCCGATGTACTTCTTTCTCAGTAACCTTGCATTTATTGATATTTGTTTCTCCACCAACATTGTACCCAACCTTCTTAAAAATACCATTTCCCAGGACAGAACAATTTCCTTTTTGGGATGTGCGACACAAATGTATTTTCATACAGGTCTAGGGGGTACAGAATGTCTAATGTTGTCTGTCATGGCCTATGATCGATACAACGCTATCTGTAATCCTTTACGGTATAACACTATCGTAGACAAAAGACGTTGTCAATCTTTGGCTACCGGATCATGGACTGCAAGCTTTTTGATCTCTGTGATTCACGTGGTCATGACCTTCCAATTGCCTTTTTGTAAGTCTAGCCAAGTAGACCATTTTTTTTGTGAGATGCCCCCGCTATTCCGGCTCTCGTGTACAGATACTTGGTTCAACGAATTTGTAGTGTACATCTCTAGTGTACTATTCATCCTTCTTTCATTCTTATTGACGCTGTCATCCTATGCCCACATAATTTCCACCATACTAAAAATCCACTACACTAAAGGAAGACTAAAAGCTTTCTCTACATGTACATCTCATCTTACAGTTGTATCTCTCTATTATTGCACagttatgtgtatgtatatgagtCCAAGGTCAATGTACAAGCCGGATCGGGAAAGAGTGGTCTCCATCCTCTATACAGTGGTGACTCCCATGTTGAATCCCATCATCTATAGTGTAAGAAATATAGACTTTAAAGAATGCATCAGGAAGACCATTAACATTATGACAAATTTGGGAAGTGTCTCATTTCATTCCATTTGCTTCCATTGA
- the LOC142665279 gene encoding olfactory receptor 5V1-like, which yields MENVNQTLVRTFLLVGLSNAPGLQLVFFLLFFLMYTATLSGNLLLIIVVRLNSRLQTPMYFFLCNLAFIDICFSTTIVPKILANTISHDKEISFLGCAAQMYFHLALGATECLILAAMAYDRYIAICKPLQYNAIIDKKLCLSLAAGSWTVSFLNSVIHAVFTFRLPYCKSNQVNHFFCEMPPLFRLSCTDTWFNEIAVYISGGLIALCSFLLTLLSYVYIISTILNIHCTEGRKKAFSTCASHLAVVSLYYGTIMFMYLRPRSSYSPDRDRVVSILYTVVIPMLNPIIYSVRNKDFTGTIRKTIISYY from the coding sequence ATGGAGAATGTTAACCAAACATTGGTAAGAACCTTCCTTCTTGTAGGACTTTCTAACGCTCCTGGCTTGCAGCTGGTCTTCTTTCTGCTGTTCTTTCTGATGTACACAGCAACATTGTCTGGGAATCTTCTACTGATCATTGTGGTGAGACTTAATTCCCGTCTCCAGACGCCAATGTACTTTTTCCTCTGTAACCTTGCATTCATTGACATTTGCTTCTCCACCACCATTGTCCCAAAAATTCTTGCCAACACAATATCCCATGATAAGGAAATTTCGTTTTTGGGATGTGCGGCACAAATGTATTTCCATTTGGCTCTAGGGGCTACAGAATGTTTAATATTGGCTGCCATGGCCTATGATCGGTACATTGCtatatgtaaacctttgcagtATAACGCTATCATAGACAAAAAACTTTGCCTATCTTTGGCTGCCGGATCATGGACTGTGAGCTTTTTGAACTCTGTGATCCATGCAGTCTTCACCTTTCGGTTGCCTTATTGCAAGTCCAACCAGGTTAACCACTTCTTTTGTGAGATGCCCCCACTCTTCCGGCTTTCATGTACAGATACTTGGTTCAACGAAATTGCTGTATATATCTCTGGTGGACTTATCGCCCTTTGTTCTTTCTTATTGACACTATTATCCTACGTTTATATCATTTCCACCATACTAAATATCCACTGCACGGAAGGAAGAAAAAAAGCTTTCTCTACATGTGCGTCCCACCTTGCAGTGGTCTCTCTCTACTATGGAACCATTATGTTTATGTATTTGCGTCCACGATCCAGTTACTCCCCAGACCGGGATAGAGTGGTCTCCATCCTCTATACAGTGGTGATTCCAATGTTGAATCCCATCATTTACAGTGTAAGAAATAAGGACTTCACTGGCACCATTAGAAAGACTATTATATCATATTACTGA